One region of Purpureocillium takamizusanense chromosome 4, complete sequence genomic DNA includes:
- a CDS encoding uncharacterized protein (COG:S~TransMembrane:5 (o70-92i104-126o132-151i197-216o222-248i)~EggNog:ENOG503NVEB), translating into MTPLNETVKELPLHIDLKNMAFWQFQIMASIEMNAKESARQAAFGASLPGGGDGTEIEMVKEIFIDTNPILLGITAFVTVAHLILETLAFGSDIAHYRKKKDNVGISVRSILANVFMQTVIFLYLLDNSQNTSWMILGSQVVGIVIEFWKITTVVDVRVRPSPPGSLLPYRVVFEDKHKLTETEEKTKEYDEIAFRYMYMAAVPLLIAYGIYSLVYESHKSWYSFVITTLVGSVYTYGFLMMVPSLYINYRLKSVAHMPARAMMYKFFNTFIDDLFAFTIKMPILHRLATFRDDIIFFIYLYQKWAYKVDYTRVNEFGQGGDDDEPTAVVKKDKEEGEAKKLAAEAVKETEAKAKATGSEAAQKATKRR; encoded by the coding sequence GCCCCTCAACGAAACAGTCaaggagctgccgctgcacaTCGACCTCAAGAACATGGCCTTCTGGCAGTTCCAGATCATGGCGTCGATCGAGATGAATGCCAAGGAGTCTGCCCGCCAGGCTGCCTTTGGCGCCTCGCttcccggcggcggagacggcacCGAGATTGAAATGGTCAAGGAGATTTTCATCGACACCAACCCCATCCTGCTCGGCATCACGGCTTTCGTCACCGTCGCGCACCTCATCTTGGAGACGCTGGCCTTTGGCTCCGACATCGCGCACTaccgcaagaagaaggacaacGTGGGCATCTCGGTCCGCTCGATCCTGGCCAACGTCTTCATGCAGACCGTCATCTTCCTGTACCTGCTCGACAACTCGCAGAACACGAGCTGGATGATTCTCGGCTCGCAGGTAGtgggcatcgtcatcgagtTCTGGAAAATTACGACCGTGGTCGACGTCCGCGttcggccgtcgccgcctgggTCCTTGCTGCCGTACCGCGTGGTGTTTGAGGATAAGCACAAGCTCACCGAGACGGAGGAGAAGACCAAGGAGTACGACGAGATTGCCTTCCGCTACATGtacatggcggcggtgccgctcCTGATCGCCTACGGCATCTACTCGCTCGTGTACGAGTCGCACAAGTCGTGGTACTCGTTTGTCATCACCACGCTCGTGGGCTCCGTGTACACGTACGGGTTCCTCAtgatggtgccgtcgctgTACATCAACTACCGCCTCAAGAGCGTCGCGCACATGCCTGCGCGGGCCATGATGTACAAGTTCTTCAACAccttcatcgacgacctgTTTGCCTTTACCATCAAGATGCCGATCCTGCACCGGCTGGCCACGTtccgcgacgacatcatcttcttcatctaCCTGTACCAGAAGTGGGCGTACAAGGTCGACTACACGCGCGTCAACGAATTTGgtcagggcggcgacgacgacgagcccacGGCCGTGgtcaagaaggacaaggaggagggcgaggccaagaagcttGCAGCCGAGGCGgtcaaggagacggaggccaaggccaaggcgacCGGCAGCGAGGCTGCCCAGAAGGCGACTAAGCGGAGGTGA
- a CDS encoding uncharacterized protein (EggNog:ENOG503PBPW) has product MCGGFDSVGTLLADIANLLSDGLRILSLADKRHWGPDEHEQVRALEQALDEAKKDFQELAPLVNGQFNYERDRKHESIEELRALRSRFDAHVYNLKDWGRSGGPINPVWVRDTHALQRDLHRAQRRAARRIFTSDQESSRRCLGAFLVHRVQRRTTTYPAAGSNRPRRGGSGSGSSSSSGGGKATTLLVTATPTTRDSADSQTLQLEELAMCARVGGFERFGEDDVAFICDFCDGHLVWEDLESVPTSRAASGGCSSPVTRSSTTTTTIDTSNTTNNNNNNHLHNQSWEAAGVTMSGGHVKPVVYPPLAVANHAPPSTPGDWLARVLCPYCEEEARRPQHEDDDGDAFKPDDYEFDDVAALQEHLEWQHPVPGGLSAAGAGAATASIPSASSCLIM; this is encoded by the exons ATGTGCGGCGGATTTGACTCCGTGGGGACCCTGCTGGCCGACATCGCAAACCTCCTCTCCGACGGGCTGCGCATCCTGAGCCTCGCCGACAAGCGCCACTGGGGAcccgacgagcacgagcaggTGCGCGCACTggagcaggccctcgacgaggccaagaaggactTTCAGGAGCTGGCGCCGCTCGTCAACGGACAGTTCAACTACGAGCGCGACCGGAAGC ACGAATCGATCGAAGAGCTCAGGGCGCTGCGCTCCCGCTTCGACGCGCACGTCTACAACCTCAAGGACTGGGGCAGGTCCGGCGGGCCCATCAACCCCGTGTGGGTGCGCGACACGCACGCCCTGCAGAGGGACCTGCACcgcgcgcagcgccgcgccgcgagacGCATCTTTACATCGGACCAGGAGTCGTCGAGACGCTGCCTCGGCGCCTTTCTGGTCCACAGGGTGCAGCGACGCACTACGACATACCCGGCGGCAGGGAGCAATAGACCAAGGAGAGgtgggagcggcagcggcagtagcagcagcagcggcggcggcaaggcgacCACCTTGTTGGTaacagcgacgccgacgacaagggaCTCGGCCGATTCGCAGACGTTACAGCTGGAGGAACTCGCCATGTGCGCGCGggtcggcggcttcgagcgcttcggcgaggacgacgtggcTTTCATATGCGACTTTTGCGACGGGCACCTGGTGTGGGAGGATCTAGAGAGCGTGCCCAcgtcgcgggccgccagcggcggctgctcttCACCCGTGACAcgttcctcgacgacgacgacgacgatagaTACGAGCAACACTAccaacaataacaacaacaaccacctTCACAACCAGAGCTgggaggccgccggcgtgaCCATGTCCGGGGGCCATGTCAAGCCCGTCGTCTacccgccgctggcggtggcgaaccacgcgccgccgtcgacgcccggcgACTGGCTGGCCCGCGTGCTGTGCCCGTActgcgaggaggaggcgcggcggccgcagcacgaggacgatgacggggaCGCCTTCAAGCCCGACGACTACGAGttcgacgacgtggcggccCTGCAGGAGCATCTGGAGTGGCAGCACCCCGTGCCGGGGGGGCTGtccgcggcgggggcgggggcggcgacggcatcgataCCCTCGGCGAGCTCTTGTTTGATCATGTGA